The sequence ACAAGGATTTGCTTAGACGGTGAGACAGTTGAGGTTACCAATCAATGCCATTGTCAttttaattttcataaaaaaataatcaattgaattgatcaactATGATCTCACCCAACTCCATTGTCAACTATTTCTCCAGTTCCGCAAAAGTAACCGAGACTTAATATTATGTGAGAGCTGATAACACAAATTTAATTTTAATCTACATTATTTATTAGGGCATTCAAGGAAGTCAAAAATCGCATATCCATTTAAGCCAATACTGTCTCGGGATCAGTGTGTCACTAAAAAAACCTAAATTAGGTTTCTGCCTTGATGTTTACTACTCGTCATAAAATGAGATAAGATAATTTCTATAAAAGAATTCACATAACATGGCATATCGGAACACGTATTGAATTAACGTTCAATTCAGAACAAATTAAAATCCAAAAGACTGGCACAAGGACCTCGTCACAGATAGATCTGACCCAGATATATATTTTTTGGAAAGCAAAATGTAACAGTGGGGTTACCACATTGGAAGAATGAGAGATGCTGTTAAGTCCTAAAACAAAAGCATGTGTATCCACTATCCAGTAGTTCAATTCAGAACCGCAGATCTGAGTTctgactcaccaaagaaacgaagCTACAAAATTCTCACTTGCACAAGAATGAAACACACTGCCGATTGATAACGGAGAGTTGGAGATCAAAGCTTAAATGCATTGTCCTAATATACCACGTCATATTTGTAACCAAATCTCAAGTTGTCATGTAAAATCCTCCCCCCAAAACTAGAACCATACGTATGTATTTTAACTTTAATCTGACAGCTGAGTACTGGTTCAGATTTCAAAGATATACGGGACTTTAAACTTTAAAGAGGTTTTCACCAATTAAAAGCACTCACCAACACAAAACAACACGCTAGCATGAACTGAAATAAAGTAGGCACTCCAGGCAAAGAGAAAACAAAACAGACATGTACCTTCTAGGAGCCCATGTAACTTGTGCAACATGGAACAATGAAGGTAAAATGTTCTAGCCAAGACAAGGTAGCACAAACAAATAAATTGCAAAGATAGAGGTAAAACACAATTACCTGATCTGAGTATCAGacatatcaacatcatcaacagcaaATGGACATGAGAACTCGCAATCATCGAGATCATCCTGGAAGGATAATCTGCTTGAGCTCCTGGAAAAGCCAATGCATGGAGAACCGCTGGAAGACATCAAGCCTGAGAAGCGCCCGGAATCATCTTTGCCATCTTTGAATTCCTACACAGCCAATAAAAGTGAGGTCAAGAAACAAGGACGAAATACAAGTTAAAGATGTGCGATAGAGTAGTATCTTAGGAATACCTTGTGGCAATAAAGGTTTAAATTTGCAATTCCAGAGGGCAGCTCTGCTGCTCTTGAAGCATCCATTCTCCTAAATGACCTGCTTCCAGATGAAGATTCCTGGGAAGAATGGTCGTATTTGGTGCTTCTAGGGGACATAGGAGGAAGTGCATGTCTGTTTGGATCAGAGGAACTATGAGTAAAAAGTCTAGAATTTCTAGCTATCATTGGCATCGGGATATTAACAGGAGCACTTTCTGAACGTTCAGACCGCAACCGGGAGTGTAGCGAGTTGAATCCTGAAACATGGGTGGGAGGGGacggagatggagatggagaaaaGGGAGGTGAAAGTTGATATTCATCAGAACTTAACCCCCTTCTTTGACTTGAAATTTTGTAACTCTGAGACCTCTGGCTGTATATATCAGGGGGTGAAGGTGAATAATCAGATGGTGTCGGAGGTGTACGATAAGCAGGTGGAGAACCACTAAGACGATAATTCTGTGTAAATGGAGCAGCTCTGTGAAGACCGGGTGTCCAGCTATGCGGACGCTGAAATGGGCTAGATGAAGAAGGATGGGCTCCTCTCAATGGAAAAGAAGTGGCACGATCTTCAGCAGAGGGGAAAATCTTCAGAGGGTCAGTAGCGGGGCTCCCAACATAGTCCATAATAAGCTGTGGCGGCAACGATGTGGAAAGCTCGAGGTTGAAATCAGAGAGTGTTGGACGGTATGTCGTAGATATACAAAGCCGACCTGGGTGGGCCTCCACTGGTGCAAAATTATATACCTTCATGGTTTCCTCCTCCTCTCTAGAGAATGGTTCACTAAAGGAGGAAACCTTATAAATGATATCAAAACTACAGGTCTGGTTCGATGTGCTAAGTCGCCGGAAAATTCT comes from Papaver somniferum cultivar HN1 chromosome 7, ASM357369v1, whole genome shotgun sequence and encodes:
- the LOC113297495 gene encoding autophagy-related protein 13a-like, with the translated sequence MAFHGSPHSESGRSEQIISQFLLKSLHIILDSRIPPPRSNDHSGDLASAGRARKSDKWFHLALGDRPAALENLHFWHRNLMDPMIIDIILVHDDLGAYSSDDLFATPSERATVETVVERWVVQYESPKTMLSQPSEGSISYGKTYKKSIILLRSLYSMMRLLPAYRIFRRLSTSNQTCSFDIIYKVSSFSEPFSREEEETMKVYNFAPVEAHPGRLCISTTYRPTLSDFNLELSTSLPPQLIMDYVGSPATDPLKIFPSAEDRATSFPLRGAHPSSSSPFQRPHSWTPGLHRAAPFTQNYRLSGSPPAYRTPPTPSDYSPSPPDIYSQRSQSYKISSQRRGLSSDEYQLSPPFSPSPSPSPPTHVSGFNSLHSRLRSERSESAPVNIPMPMIARNSRLFTHSSSDPNRHALPPMSPRSTKYDHSSQESSSGSRSFRRMDASRAAELPSGIANLNLYCHKEFKDGKDDSGRFSGLMSSSGSPCIGFSRSSSRLSFQDDLDDCEFSCPFAVDDVDMSDTQIRTFGGKEASDSSTSHAFSSTRKSQDAAIGVLVHTLKTAPPLRQDQSCYSSQSSKNEFDGEVSTTASGFFVPRKTSDALEELRSYRDMKDLLLSQSGNRDSTDKRRTS